The Mustela erminea isolate mMusErm1 chromosome 6, mMusErm1.Pri, whole genome shotgun sequence genome includes a region encoding these proteins:
- the HDAC7 gene encoding histone deacetylase 7 isoform X10 → MQPTPPQGVPDCEVSLSTAPHPCSPIRTRRHLCPNGTQVSPGARCPSSPGTGRPRPRVDTPGFQPQPMDLRVGQRPAVEPPPEPALLALQHPQRLHHHLFFAGLQPRSAESMRLPMDTPVPQLQVGPQEQELRQLLNKDKSKRSAVASSVVKQKLAEVILKKQQAALERTVHSNSPSIPYRTLEPLETEGAARSMLSSFLPPVPSLPNDPPEHFPLRKTVSEPNLKLRYKPKKSLERRKNPLLRKESAPPSLRRRPTETLGDSSPSSSSTPASGCSSPNDSEHGPNPVLGSEALLGQRLRLQETSLAPFALPTVSLLPAITLGLPAPARADADRRTHPTLGPRGPVLGSPHAPLFLPHGLEHEAGGPLPSRLQPILLLDPSVSHTPLLTVPGLGPLPFHFAQSLLTTERLSGSGLHRPLSRTRSEPLPPSATAPPPLGPLQPRLERLKPHVQLIKRPAKPSEKPRLRQIPSAEDLETDGGGVGPVGDDGLEHRESSHGQHEARGPVPLQQHQQVFLWEQQRLAGRLPRGGTGDSVLLPLAQGSHRPLSRAQSSPAAPASLPTPEPASQARVLPSSETPSRSLPFTTGLVYDSVMLKHQCSCGDNSRHPEHAGRIQSIWSRLQERGLRSQCECLRGRKASLEELQSVHSERHVLLYGTNPLSRLKLDNGKLAGLLAQRMFVMLPCGGVGVSVPGGLERPLPWALGAPPFCSPRPSPYLLVLGVLPDLLGQGLSHNAPLPARSSLWPASCDSLCLPRLSWSASPSPSPHHAPRPLPSLEAQGLGLGGLPAWARGPEWKTVVQTAPRAPTVPQGLSRVSWGLKPPPGPNPKSRPGGYRYHLERAAFLQRSPLGRW, encoded by the exons ATGCAGCCGACCCCACCGCAGGGGGTCCCGGACTGTGAGGTTTCTCTGAGCACCGCCCCCCACCCTTGCTCACCCATCAGGACGAGGAGACACCTGTGCCCAA ATGGGACCCAGGTGAGCCCGGGTGCCCGCTGCCCCAGCTCCCCCGGCACAG GCCGCCCCAGGCCCCGCGTGGACACGCCTGGCTTTCAACCCCAGCCCATGGACCTGCGGGTGGGCCAGCGGCCCGCGGTGGAGCCCCCGCCGGAGCCTGCGCTGCTCGCCCTGCAGCACCCCCAGCGCCTGCACCATCACCTCTTCTTCGCAGGCCTGCAGCCTCGCTCCGCGGAGTCCATGAGG CTCCCCATGGACACGCCGGTGCCCCAGCTGCAGGTGGGGCCTCAGGAGCAGGAGCTGCGGCAGCTTCTCAATAAGGACAAGAGCAAGCGAA GTGCCGTGGCCAGCAGTGTGGTCAAGCAGAAGCTGGCAGAAGTGATTCTAAAGAAGCAGCAGGCAGCCCTAGAGAGAACAGTCCATTCCAACAGCCCCAGCATTCCCTACAG AACTCTCGAGCCCTTGGAGACGGAAGGAGCTGCTCGCTCTATGCTCAGCAGCTTTCTGCCTCCTGTTCCCAGCCTGCCCAATGACCCCCCAGAACACTTCCCTCTCCGAAAGACAG TCTCTGAGCCCAACCTGAAGCTACGCTACAAGCCCAAGAAGTCCCTGGAGCGGAGGAAGAACCCCCTGCTCAGAAAGGAGAGCGCCCCGCCCAGCCTGCGGCGGCGGCCTACCGAGACCCTTGGCG ACTCTTCCCCGAGTAGCAGCAGCACGCCAGCCTCGGGCTGCAGTTCCCCCAATGACAGCGAGCACGGCCCTAACCCAGTCCTGGGCTCCGAG GCGCTCTTGGGCCAGCGGCTGCGGCTGCAGGAGACCTCTCTGGCCCCGTTCGCCTTGCCGACAGTGTCCTTGCTGCCCGCAATCACGCTGGGGCTACCTGCCCCTGCCAGG gcTGATGCTGACCGTAGGACCCATCCGACTCTGGGCCCTCGGGGGCCGGTCCTGGGGAGCCCCCATgctcccctcttcctgccccatGGCCTGGAGCATGAGGCTGGAGGCCCCTTGCCCTCTCGACTACAGCCCATCCTCCTCTTGGATCCCTCAGTTTCTCACACCCCTCTGCTGACTG TGCCCGGGCTTGGGCCCCTGCCCTTCCACTTTGCCCAGTCCTTACTGACCACCGAGCGGCTCTCTGGGTCAGGCCTCCACCGGCCACTAAGCCGGACCCGCTCAGAGCCCCTGCCCCCAAGCgccaccgcccccccaccgcTGGGCCCCCTGCAGCCCCGCCTGGAACGGCTCAAACCTCACGTCCAGCTGATCAAG aggccAGCCAAGCCCAGTGAGAAGCCCCGACTGCGGCAGATACCCTCCGCTGAGGACCTAGAGACagatggtgggggagtggggccAGTGGGGGATGACGGCCTGGAACACAGGGAATCAAGCCACGGGCAGCATGAAGCCAGAGGCCCTGTTCCTCTCCAGCAGCACCAGCAG GTGTTCCTCTGGGAGCAGCAGCGACTGGCTGGACGGCTCCCCCGGGGAGGAACTGGGGACTCTGTACTGCTTCCCCTGGCCCAGGGCAGTCACCGGCCCCTGTCCAGGGCTCAGTCATCCCCGGCCGCTCCTGCCTCATTGCCAACTCCAGAGCCCGCCAGTCAGGCCCGTGTCCTGCCCAGCTCAGAAACCCCTTCCAGGAGCCTGCCCTTCACCACAG GGCTCGTCTACGATTCGGTCATGCTGAAGCACCAGTGCTCCTGCGGGGACAACAGCAGGCACCCGGAGCACGCAGGCCGGATCCAGAGCATCTGGTCCCGGCTGCAGGAGCGGGGGCTCCGGAGCCAGTGCGAG TGTCTCCGGGGCCGGAAGGCCTCCCTGGAGGAGCTGCAGTCCGTGCACTCGGAGCGGCACGTGCTCCTCTATGGCACCAACCCGCTCAGCCGCCTCAAACTGGACAATGGGAAGCTGGCAG GGCTCCTGGCACAGCGGATGTTTGTGATGCTGCCCTGTGGTGGGGTAGGGGTAAGTGTGCCCGGGGGGCTTGAGCGCCCATTGCCATGGGCTCTTGGAGCTCCTCCCTTCTGTtctcccaggcccagcccctACCTGCTTGTTCTTGGGGTCCTGCCAGACCTGTTGGGCCAGGGGCTCTCCCATAATGCTCCTCTGCCGGCTAGAAGCTCCTTGTGGCCAG cctcttgcgactctctctgccttcctcgcCTCTCTTGGTCCGCCTcgccctccccatctccccatcatGCCCCCCGGCCCCTCCCTAGCCTTGAGGCCCAGGGACTGGGTTTGGGGGGCCTCCCAGCCTGGGCTAGGGGCCCTGAGTGGAAGACAGTGGTGCAGACGGCCCCTCGAGCTCCGACCGTCCCGCAGGGCCTGAGCAGAGTCAGCTGGGGCTTAAAACCCCCTCCCGGTCCAAACCCCAAGTCCCGCCCAG GTGGATACCGATACCATCTGGAACGAGCTGCATTCCTCCAACGCAGCCCGCTGGGCCGCTGGTAG